From a region of the Leptospira venezuelensis genome:
- a CDS encoding methionine ABC transporter ATP-binding protein — translation MVRETEIKENSQTILEFRNVFKTFPKSIHPSIEDISLKIDKGEIFGIIGTTGAGKSTLLRFANLLETPDSGQVFFESKDISHLNGEALRYHRSKVGMVFQQSHLVLNRKVFDNIALPLKASGWKKEEIRTRVIELLSLIGLEDKIDSYPNQLSGGQKQRVGIARAIANHPTLLLCDEPTSALDPETTRSILGLLKDIHKKFSITILIVTHEMNVVREICNSVAVLEKGKLIETGSVYSLFADPSQEITKKLTGHTFTNSIPEETLARTEGRILRIVLKNEIATEPVLGKVIRATNQVPNIIYSKIEYISGKPIGIFYLETDPLDESTDTLRAAFVRYGATVEEVFR, via the coding sequence ATGGTTCGGGAAACGGAAATAAAAGAGAACTCACAAACTATATTAGAATTTCGGAACGTTTTCAAAACGTTCCCGAAATCTATTCATCCTTCCATTGAGGATATCTCCTTAAAAATAGATAAGGGAGAAATTTTCGGCATCATAGGAACCACTGGAGCCGGAAAAAGCACCTTACTTAGATTTGCAAATCTACTGGAAACTCCTGACTCAGGTCAGGTATTCTTTGAATCTAAGGACATTTCTCATTTAAATGGAGAAGCACTCAGATATCATAGATCCAAAGTGGGGATGGTATTCCAACAATCCCATCTTGTATTAAATCGAAAAGTTTTCGATAATATAGCGCTTCCATTAAAAGCATCTGGTTGGAAGAAAGAAGAGATTCGCACCAGAGTAATTGAACTTCTTTCCTTGATCGGACTCGAAGACAAAATAGATTCATATCCGAATCAACTTAGTGGTGGGCAAAAACAAAGGGTCGGTATTGCAAGAGCTATCGCAAATCACCCTACTTTACTCTTATGCGACGAACCAACTTCTGCATTGGACCCAGAAACCACTCGTTCTATTTTAGGATTATTAAAAGATATTCATAAAAAATTTTCGATCACTATCCTAATCGTTACCCATGAAATGAATGTTGTTAGAGAGATCTGCAATTCTGTAGCAGTATTAGAAAAAGGCAAATTAATAGAAACAGGTTCCGTATATTCTTTATTCGCTGATCCTTCTCAAGAAATCACAAAAAAGCTCACAGGTCATACATTCACGAATTCAATTCCGGAAGAGACCTTGGCAAGAACAGAAGGCAGAATACTAAGAATAGTTTTAAAGAATGAGATTGCTACAGAGCCTGTTCTGGGAAAAGTAATCCGTGCCACAAATCAGGTCCCGAATATCATTTATAGTAAAATTGAATACATTTCAGGTAAACCAATCGGAATTTTCTATTTAGAGACAGATCCTTTGGATGAAAGCACAGATACTCTCAGAGCCGCATTCGTCAGATACGGCGCCACAGTGGAGGAAGTTTTCCGATGA
- a CDS encoding methionine ABC transporter permease: protein MNFSKWIELYPELINAFGQTFLMLGISLSSALLFGIPLGFLIYLTDKKLFIPNRFFHVILGVLANLVRSIPFVILLVALIPLTQALIGTTIGPLAASVPLSVAAIPFLARLVETSLREIPEGVLEAAVSTGAKLSLIIKEVLIPEALPGIHSAITVTTISLLGYSAMAGIVGGGGIGDLAIRFGYYRYEDDIMFATVFVLIGLVQTFQWIGDKARKSSDKRVSH from the coding sequence ATGAATTTTTCTAAATGGATAGAATTATACCCGGAACTAATCAATGCATTCGGACAAACATTCCTAATGCTTGGAATTTCCTTATCTTCCGCGTTGTTATTTGGAATACCATTAGGTTTTCTGATCTATCTCACTGATAAAAAACTTTTTATACCAAATAGATTCTTTCACGTAATACTCGGAGTATTGGCTAACTTAGTACGTTCGATCCCATTCGTTATATTACTAGTAGCATTGATCCCACTTACTCAGGCATTAATAGGAACCACTATCGGCCCACTCGCTGCCTCTGTTCCCCTTTCAGTTGCGGCAATTCCATTCTTAGCTAGATTAGTAGAAACATCTCTTAGAGAAATTCCGGAGGGAGTTTTAGAAGCAGCAGTTTCCACTGGCGCAAAACTCTCTCTAATCATCAAAGAAGTTTTGATACCGGAAGCATTGCCAGGGATCCACTCAGCAATTACAGTTACAACCATTAGCTTATTAGGATATTCTGCAATGGCGGGTATTGTGGGAGGTGGAGGGATAGGAGATCTTGCGATCCGATTCGGATATTACAGATATGAAGACGATATCATGTTTGCGACAGTTTTTGTTCTGATCGGCTTAGTCCAAACATTCCAATGGATTGGAGATAAGGCCCGCAAAAGTAGTGATAAAAGAGTCTCTCATTAA
- a CDS encoding beta-class carbonic anhydrase — protein sequence MEEISAITDIISSMSNSTLQKETSKVHEEVLEANRKYVSEFGKKGELALPPARSFTILTCMDARLDPAKYAGLSEGDAHVIRNAGGRASDDAIRSLIISHKLLGTKEFFVIHHSDCGMALITDQIIRNLLEKSLKTATVDSSGWKNKEESGGSDEARFISFLTFESLEKSVIDDVKRIRNHPLIPKDIPVYGYFYDVKTGKLVEVEEATKIGRAS from the coding sequence TTGGAAGAAATATCCGCTATTACAGATATTATTTCCAGCATGTCAAACTCAACATTACAAAAAGAAACTAGTAAAGTGCATGAAGAAGTCCTAGAAGCGAACCGGAAATACGTTTCTGAGTTCGGTAAAAAGGGAGAATTAGCTCTTCCCCCTGCCAGAAGTTTTACGATCCTTACCTGCATGGATGCTCGTTTGGATCCGGCTAAGTATGCTGGTCTTTCGGAAGGAGATGCTCACGTTATACGAAACGCTGGAGGAAGAGCCAGTGACGATGCGATCCGATCTCTTATTATCTCCCATAAACTTTTAGGCACGAAAGAATTTTTCGTGATCCATCACTCGGACTGCGGAATGGCTTTAATTACAGACCAAATCATTCGCAACCTTTTGGAAAAAAGTTTAAAAACCGCAACTGTGGATTCCAGCGGATGGAAGAATAAAGAAGAATCCGGAGGATCGGATGAAGCAAGGTTTATCTCTTTTCTAACATTTGAAAGTCTTGAAAAAAGTGTGATAGATGATGTAAAAAGAATTAGAAACCACCCTTTAATCCCTAAGGATATTCCTGTTTATGGATACTTCTATGATGTGAAAACTGGAAAACTTGTGGAAGTGGAAGAAGCAACCAAAATTGGAAGAGCTTCTTGA